One Vitis vinifera cultivar Pinot Noir 40024 chromosome 8, ASM3070453v1 genomic window carries:
- the LOC100260171 gene encoding fasciclin-like arabinogalactan protein 11 — protein sequence MTKLLSPTLLLLIFSLLCTTTSGQPSAPAQAPSGSTTTSAILRKARKFSTFIGLLKSTQMDAEINSELKKKSNAGFTIFAPTDSAFSDLKTGTLNSFTDNQKAALTKFHIINSFLTISQFQTVSNPLHTSANGNTKEFPLNVIGNGTQVNMTTGLVNTTVDSTVYSDGQLAVYEIPQVLLSQGILRTQAPAPAPLPPKPKKVTPLNSQAPSRSTTSAVDSSDGTALPHHAPIVVSIGVAVLAALRLCL from the exons ATGACGAAACTTCTCTCCCCAACTCTTCTTCTGCTGATCTTCTCCCTTCTCTGCACCACTACTTCTGGTCAGCCTTCAGCACCGGCTCAAGCACCTTCAGGTTCTACCACAACTTCTG CAATTCTCAGAAAGGCCCGCAAGTTTAGTACCTTTATTGGGCTACTAAAGAGCACCCAGATGGACGCTGAAATCAACAGCGAACTCAAGAAAAAATCTAACGCGGGCTTCACCATATTTGCTCCAACTGATAGTGCCTTTTCGGACCTCAAAACTGGTACTCTGAACTCATTCACGGACAATCAGAAGGCTGCGCTGACAAAATTCCACATAATAAATTCTTTCCTTACAATCTCGCAGTTCCAAACTGTGAGCAACCCACTGCACACATCGGCAAATGGTAACACCAAGGAGTTTCCACTGAATGTGATAGGGAACGGAACTCAGGTGAACATGACAACAGGCCTTGTGAATACAACAGTGGACAGCACAGTATACAGTGATGGTCAGCTTGCGGTGTATGAGATCCCCCAGGTTCTCCTTTCACAAGGTATCCTCAGGACTCAAGCACCAGCACCGGCTCCTCTACCTCCAAAGCCTAAGAAGGTTACTCCCCTTAATTCACAGGCTCCTTCAAGGTCGACCACCTCTGCTGTTGATTCTTCTGATGGGACAGCACTGCCCCACCATGCACCGATTGTTGTATCCATTGGAGTGGCTGTTCTTGCGGCATTGCGCTTGTGCCTATGA